A window of Vigna unguiculata cultivar IT97K-499-35 chromosome 4, ASM411807v1, whole genome shotgun sequence contains these coding sequences:
- the LOC114182430 gene encoding beta-glucuronosyltransferase GlcAT14A-like, with protein sequence MSIKILVVSFTLTSLLFFLVFIPRKLTIPSSSMNASMNSFNTTKANNSYPVTFAYLISASKGDSGKLKRLVRALYHPGNYYLIHMDSGAPEAEHRDVVQHVAKDPVYGALGNVWVVEKRNLVTYKGPTMLSTTLHAMAMLLRTCQWDWFINLSASDYPLVTQDDMIQAFSQVPKHINFIHHSSQLGWKLNKRGKPIIIDPGLYSLKKSQIWWVTKQRSLPTSFKLYTGSAWTILSRSFAEYCIVGWENLPRTLLLYYTNFVSSPEGYFQTVICNSKDYKNTTANTDMHYITWDYPPKQHPRTLALKDYRKMVLTNRPFARKFKKNDPLLDKIDRELLKRNRGEFSFGGWCSEGERHSRACSGFKPHNYGVLKPGPASKKLKFLLSYILSRKVFHKRQCR encoded by the exons ATGTCGATTAAAATTTTGGTTGTTTCCTTCACACTAACCTCACTACTGTTCTTTCTTGTTTTCATTCCCAGAAAATTAACCATACCCAGTTCCAGCATGAATGCTTCTATGAACTCCTTCAACACAACCAAGGCCAACAACTCATATCCAGTTACATTTGCGTACTTGATCTCTGCTTCAAAAGGAGATTCTGGGAAGCTGAAAAGGTTGGTGAGGGCTCTCTACCATCCAGGGAACTACTATTTGATTCATATGGATTCTGGTGCACCAGAAGCTGAGCACAGAGATGTGGTTCAACATGTGGCTAAGGACCCAGTTTATGGTGCATTAGGGAACGTTTGGGTTGTGGAGAAGCGTAATTTGGTCACTTATAAAGGACCAACCATGCTTTCTACCACTCTCCATGCTATGGCAATGCTTCTCAGGACTTGCCAATGGGATTGGTTTATTAATCTCAGTGCCTCTGACTACCCCTTGGTTACACAAGATG ATATGATCCAAGCCTTTTCTCAGGTTCCAAAGCATATCAATTTCATTCACCACAGTAGTCAATTGGGTTGGAAATT GAATAAGAGGGGGAAGCCAATAATTATAGACCCAGGGTTGTATAGCCTGAAGAAATCACAGATTTGGTGGGTCACTAAGCAGAGGAGTCTCCCAAcatcttttaaactttatacAG GTTCAGCATGGACAATACTATCGAGATCTTTTGCAGAGTATTGCATTGTTGGGTGGGAAAATTTGCCAAGAACCCTTCTCCTCTACTATACAAACTTTGTTTCATCCCCAGAAGGATATTTCCAAACAGTTATTTGCAACTCCAAGGACTACAAGAACACCACAGCAAACACTGACATGCACTACATCACTTGGGACTATCCTCCAAAACAACACCCAAGAACATTAGCACTCAAAGATTACAGAAAAATGGTGCTCACAAACCGTCCATTTGCcagaaaattcaagaaaaatgaCCCTCTTCTGGATAAAATTGACAGAGAACTTTTGAAGAGGAATCGTGGGGAGTTTTCTTTTGGAGGATGGTGCTCAGAGGGTGAAAGGCATAGCAGAGCATGCTCAGGTTTCAAACCTCACAATTATGGCGTTCTCAAACCTGGCCCAGCGTCAAAAAAGTTGAAGTTTCTGCTTTCATACATTCTCTCTCGTAAAGTTTTTCACAAGCGCCAGTGCCGctaa
- the LOC114181590 gene encoding 2-oxoglutarate-dependent dioxygenase DAO-like, which translates to MEASVPVVDFQKLSEGEEWKKLKEACEKCGCFRVINHPIPETLMKEMKSVVKFVHDLPLEIKLRNKSIIPESGYVPSFAASPLYEGMGIYDMHESPQALEDFFSQLDLPPYHRQIVKTYGQAIHDLASTISQKMAKSLGVVGVNFKDWPFILRTIKYNFSPEYIGQTGAELHSDTGFITLLQDDETISGLELVDDSGLFNAVPPKSGSFLCIIGDVGHVWSNGKFWNVRHRVVCKETGTRYSCGAFMLAPRDGTVEAPRKLVELDNCRRYRPFKYEDLREFRISTGKKIGEVLDQYRIA; encoded by the exons atggaAGCTAGTGTTCCAGTGGTGGATTTTCAGAAGCTTTCAGAGGGAGAGGAGTGGAAGAAGCTAAAAGAAGCATGTGAGAAATGTGGTTGTTTCAGGGTGATCAACCACCCTATTCCAGAAACTCTGATGAAAGAGATGAAATCAGTGGTCAAATTCGTGCATGATCTTCCTTTAGAGATAAAACTGCGCAACAAATCCATAATTCCTGAGAGTGGTTATGTTCCATCCTTTGCAGCAAGTCCTCTGTATGAGGGCATGGGAATATATGACATGCATGAATCTCCACAGGCACTTGAAGATTTCTTCTCCCAATTGGATTTACCACCCTATCACAG GCAAATAGTAAAGACATACGGTCAAGCAATTCATGACTTGGCATCAACTATTTCACAAAAGATGGCCAAGTCTTTGGGTGTAGTGGGTGTTAATTTCAAGGACTGGCCATTTATTTTAAGAACTATTAAATACAATTTCAGCCCTGAATATATAGGTCAAACGGGAGCAGAGTTGCACTCAGATACAGGATTTATCACTCTACTTCAAGATGATGAAACTATTAGTGGTCTTGAGCTGGTGGATGATTCAGGTTTATTTAATGCAGTGCCTCCCAAATCAGGGTCCTTCCTTTGCATTATTGGAGATGTTGGACAT GTTTGGAGCAATGGAAAATTTTGGAATGTTAGGCATCGTGTGGTATGCAAGGAAACAGGTACTCGTTATTCGTGTGGTGCATTTATGTTAGCACCAAGGGATGGTACTGTTGAGGCCCCAAGAAAGTTGGTGGAACTTGACAATTGTCGACGTTATCGACCATTTAAGTATGAAGATCTAAGGGAGTTCAGAATCAGCACGGGAAAGAAAATTGGTGAAGTTCTTGATCAATACCGCATTGCTTAG